In the Moraxella osloensis genome, one interval contains:
- a CDS encoding DUF2892 domain-containing protein — protein sequence MKTNVGNKERIARVIAGLAILKSSKSKKMKLFALAPLISGATGHCPCYSKLGINTAKSAADSKKHSKAQSKDHAKDSANDKSTVIDSVMQTAETLKETVQEKAATLKETAQEKIEELADAKKADHADKAEKSEQSEKKEA from the coding sequence ATGAAAACCAATGTGGGCAACAAAGAGCGTATCGCGCGCGTGATTGCGGGTCTTGCAATCTTAAAATCATCAAAATCAAAAAAAATGAAATTATTCGCCCTAGCGCCTTTAATTTCAGGGGCGACAGGTCATTGTCCTTGTTACAGCAAGCTTGGCATCAATACCGCCAAATCAGCAGCAGATAGCAAAAAACACTCTAAAGCGCAATCCAAAGACCATGCTAAAGATAGCGCTAATGACAAAAGCACCGTGATTGACAGTGTCATGCAAACAGCTGAAACCTTAAAAGAAACAGTTCAAGAAAAAGCAGCCACGCTTAAAGAGACTGCTCAGGAAAAAATAGAAGAACTTGCAGACGCCAAGAAAGCTGACCATGCAGACAAAGCAGAAAAGTCAGAACAATCAGAAAAAAAAGAGGCTTAA
- a CDS encoding SDR family NAD(P)-dependent oxidoreductase: MNILVTGVTAGFGKAIAELLISKGHTVIGTGRRQEKLDELQTQLGDKFIPLNFDVSDLPATKTALQTLPNDLLTNIDVLVNNAGLALGLEPADKTDFADWQQMVNTNILGLIHLTHEILPFMVANNDGYIINLSSTAGNYPYFGGNVYGATKAFVTQFSLNLRADLVGKNIRVSNIEPGLCGGTEFSNIRFHGDDAKAAQVYDSVQYVTPQDIANMVAWLIEQPKHVNINRIEVMPTAQTFAGLKVVKDL; the protein is encoded by the coding sequence ATGAATATCTTGGTCACAGGCGTTACCGCAGGATTTGGCAAAGCGATTGCCGAATTACTCATATCAAAAGGTCATACCGTCATCGGCACGGGCAGACGCCAAGAAAAACTGGACGAACTACAGACCCAATTGGGCGACAAATTTATCCCGCTAAACTTTGACGTATCGGACTTGCCCGCCACCAAAACCGCGCTACAAACTTTGCCAAATGATTTGCTTACCAACATCGATGTACTGGTCAATAACGCAGGATTGGCACTCGGACTTGAACCGGCGGATAAAACAGACTTTGCCGATTGGCAACAAATGGTCAATACCAATATTCTAGGCTTGATTCATTTAACCCATGAAATTTTACCTTTCATGGTCGCCAACAACGACGGTTACATTATTAATTTAAGCTCAACCGCAGGCAATTATCCGTATTTTGGTGGTAATGTGTATGGCGCGACCAAAGCCTTTGTGACCCAGTTTAGCCTAAACTTACGTGCCGATTTGGTCGGTAAAAATATCCGTGTCAGTAATATCGAGCCAGGACTATGTGGTGGCACAGAGTTTAGCAATATTCGCTTTCATGGCGATGACGCCAAAGCTGCCCAAGTTTATGACAGCGTGCAGTATGTCACCCCTCAAGATATCGCCAATATGGTGGCATGGCTGATTGAACAGCCCAAACACGTCAATATCAACCGTATCGAAGTCATGCCAACCGCACAAACCTTTGCAGGCTTAAAAGTCGTTAAAGATTTATAA
- a CDS encoding SulP family inorganic anion transporter: protein MPLHAANLRRLPHWVTHYNKANLSQDLLAGIIVGILVIPQSLGYAMLSGLPPVYGLYSAIVPVLVYAWIGASSVNAVGPVAITAIMTAQALQPYNELPPMHYAIMASFLALITGALLWLASVFRLGWITQFISRGVTAGFISGAAILILVGQIKYVTGIAISGNSLLENVETFLFHRRELHVPTLMVGVAAFTVLFINRYYLKTWLKPLLAPKVIEVITRMLPLAVLAIGIIASQVGNFAAIGIRTVADVPSGLPHFVLPFYQISPVELINLLPAAGLMALIAFVSSNSVASSFARQRHEAYDANLELKGLGVANIAGAFFQSFTIVGGFSRTAVNVDAGAQSPLASMLSVLVMALVLLFFSQTLEPLPYAILGATIMSVIISLIDVQTLKQALRYDKLDALAFGVALTGVLLFGLNIGLVLGLFASFAGLIWQTSHPHIAIVGQIGDTGHFRNVARHAVTQFDDLLIIRIDESLFYGNAQSVLQFIEQAIASHSQTKNLVLMLSAVNHIDLTAQDMLINLNQNLAAQAITLHFSEVKGPVMDVIEKTDVIQKLTGKVFLSTQQAVKQLTQ from the coding sequence TTGCCATTACATGCAGCCAACTTGCGACGCTTACCCCACTGGGTAACGCACTATAACAAGGCAAATCTCAGTCAAGATTTGTTGGCGGGCATTATCGTGGGTATTTTGGTGATTCCGCAAAGTTTGGGCTATGCCATGCTGTCAGGGTTGCCCCCTGTGTATGGGTTATACTCAGCGATTGTGCCGGTATTGGTGTATGCGTGGATTGGCGCAAGCTCGGTCAATGCCGTCGGTCCTGTGGCGATTACTGCGATTATGACCGCACAAGCGCTACAGCCCTATAACGAGTTACCGCCGATGCATTATGCCATTATGGCGTCGTTTTTGGCGCTGATAACAGGGGCACTATTGTGGCTAGCAAGCGTGTTTCGGCTCGGCTGGATTACCCAGTTTATTAGCCGTGGCGTGACGGCAGGGTTTATTAGTGGCGCGGCGATTTTAATTTTGGTCGGGCAAATCAAATATGTGACGGGTATCGCGATCAGTGGCAATTCACTGCTAGAGAATGTTGAAACCTTTTTGTTTCATCGCCGTGAGTTGCACGTGCCCACCTTGATGGTCGGCGTTGCGGCATTCACCGTACTGTTTATCAACCGCTATTATCTTAAAACTTGGCTCAAGCCACTATTGGCGCCCAAAGTCATTGAGGTCATCACGCGTATGTTACCCCTTGCGGTACTGGCAATCGGTATTATCGCCAGTCAAGTTGGCAATTTTGCCGCTATCGGTATTCGCACGGTAGCGGATGTACCCAGTGGTTTGCCGCATTTTGTGCTGCCGTTTTATCAGATTTCGCCCGTTGAACTCATTAATTTATTACCTGCAGCCGGATTGATGGCGCTGATTGCGTTTGTCTCTAGCAACTCGGTTGCCAGCTCATTTGCCCGACAACGCCATGAAGCTTACGATGCTAATCTAGAACTCAAAGGGCTAGGCGTTGCCAATATCGCAGGTGCGTTTTTTCAGTCGTTTACTATTGTCGGTGGCTTCTCACGCACCGCGGTAAATGTCGATGCGGGCGCGCAAAGTCCCCTTGCCAGTATGTTATCGGTACTGGTGATGGCATTGGTGCTGCTGTTTTTTAGCCAGACTTTAGAGCCACTCCCCTATGCCATATTGGGTGCTACGATCATGTCAGTGATTATCAGCCTGATTGATGTACAAACGCTTAAGCAAGCGCTGCGCTATGACAAGCTCGATGCGCTGGCATTTGGCGTGGCACTCACAGGTGTGTTATTGTTTGGGCTAAATATTGGCTTGGTGCTGGGGCTGTTTGCCTCCTTTGCAGGCTTGATTTGGCAAACCAGCCACCCGCATATCGCGATTGTGGGTCAAATTGGTGATACCGGGCATTTTCGTAATGTTGCACGCCATGCAGTGACCCAGTTTGATGATTTGTTGATCATTCGCATTGATGAAAGCCTGTTTTATGGTAATGCCCAGTCCGTGCTACAGTTTATTGAGCAGGCGATTGCCAGTCATTCACAGACCAAAAATCTGGTGCTGATGTTGTCGGCAGTCAATCATATCGATTTGACCGCACAAGATATGCTCATCAATTTAAACCAAAATTTGGCAGCTCAAGCTATCACCCTACATTTTTCGGAAGTCAAAGGGCCGGTGATGGATGTGATTGAAAAAACCGATGTGATTCAAAAATTAACAGGCAAGGTATTTTTAAGTACGCAACAAGCCGTTAAACAATTAACCCAATAA
- a CDS encoding ArsR/SmtB family transcription factor, which yields MSEIAEPQPDAPVSMDATMLDQMHAAAGKASQLLKSLSHPDRLMLLCQLTQGEHCVSQLEEKVGLGQPSLSQQLGILRKDGLVNTRREGKQIYYSVASEDALAILNVLYDRFCQTK from the coding sequence ATGTCTGAAATTGCCGAACCGCAGCCCGATGCGCCTGTGTCGATGGATGCAACCATGCTCGATCAAATGCACGCTGCTGCAGGAAAAGCCAGCCAGTTGTTAAAGTCGTTATCTCATCCTGACCGCTTGATGCTGCTGTGTCAATTGACGCAAGGTGAGCATTGTGTGAGCCAGCTTGAAGAGAAAGTGGGACTGGGTCAACCAAGTCTGTCGCAGCAATTGGGGATTTTGCGTAAAGATGGTTTGGTCAACACCCGCCGCGAGGGCAAACAAATCTATTATTCAGTCGCCAGTGAGGATGCCTTGGCAATCCTTAATGTACTGTACGATCGCTTTTGTCAGACAAAATAA
- a CDS encoding YaiI/YqxD family protein: protein MTLWIDADAIPNIAKQIIIKTAERTQTTAIFVANRAIALPRLPVLQMTVVEGGFDKADDYIAAHCVAGDVVITSDIPLANDCIEKGAKVVTSRGFVYDKDNIKQKLNMRDFMDTMRSTGVLEPSQQGGQAPYSDKDKQAFANILNAWIR from the coding sequence ATTACCCTGTGGATAGACGCTGACGCAATTCCCAATATTGCCAAGCAAATCATTATCAAAACCGCGGAGCGCACGCAGACGACCGCGATTTTTGTCGCCAATCGTGCCATTGCTTTGCCGCGGTTGCCAGTTTTGCAGATGACAGTGGTCGAAGGCGGTTTTGATAAAGCGGATGATTATATCGCAGCGCACTGTGTGGCGGGTGATGTGGTCATCACCAGTGATATCCCCCTCGCCAATGACTGCATTGAAAAAGGTGCCAAGGTAGTCACGTCTCGCGGTTTTGTGTATGACAAAGACAATATCAAGCAAAAGCTTAATATGCGCGATTTTATGGATACCATGCGAAGTACAGGCGTGTTAGAACCTTCACAGCAAGGTGGACAAGCACCCTATAGCGACAAAGACAAACAAGCCTTTGCCAATATTTTGAACGCATGGATTCGCTAG
- a CDS encoding phosphoribosylanthranilate isomerase, translating into MKNTAVKFCGFTQLEDITNAVNLGVDAVGFVFYEPSPRAVTTEQACELAKAVPAFTTLVALVVNMPEQELVYLSHHVPFDIVQFHGDESPQECKLMADRINKRWIKALRISHDDTTETIVTQIQELKDFGACSVLLDAYHPDKFGGTGDSFDWDKIPKNSPLPIILAGGLTADNVGEAIAKTNVYGVDVSGGIESAKGVKSLEKMSAFLNVVKSN; encoded by the coding sequence ATGAAAAATACAGCGGTCAAATTTTGCGGCTTTACCCAACTTGAAGATATTACAAATGCGGTCAATCTTGGCGTCGATGCGGTGGGTTTTGTATTTTATGAGCCAAGCCCCCGAGCAGTGACCACCGAGCAAGCCTGTGAGCTTGCCAAAGCGGTGCCTGCGTTTACCACGCTGGTGGCATTGGTGGTCAATATGCCCGAGCAAGAATTGGTTTATCTATCGCATCACGTGCCGTTTGATATCGTGCAGTTTCATGGTGATGAATCGCCGCAAGAATGCAAGCTGATGGCGGATAGAATCAATAAACGCTGGATAAAGGCATTACGTATCAGCCATGATGACACCACGGAGACGATTGTCACCCAAATCCAAGAGCTTAAAGACTTTGGCGCGTGTAGCGTGCTACTTGACGCCTATCATCCCGATAAATTTGGCGGAACGGGCGATAGTTTTGATTGGGATAAAATCCCTAAAAACTCACCTTTACCGATTATTTTGGCTGGGGGTTTAACGGCGGATAACGTGGGCGAAGCGATTGCCAAAACCAATGTCTACGGCGTGGATGTGAGTGGCGGTATTGAATCGGCGAAAGGGGTGAAAAGTTTGGAGAAAATGTCAGCATTTTTAAACGTTGTAAAATCAAATTAG
- a CDS encoding MBL fold metallo-hydrolase, with amino-acid sequence MNIHSFLDKDTETFTHVLIDTASKHCAIIDPVLDFDPAAGKISYDNANNVIGFVKSQGLTLDYIIETHAHADHLSSAPYIKAQLGGKIVMGKYIDKVQKTFKTIFNFDDLATDASQFDILTEEGTELTLGDLSITAMHVPGHTPADMAYKVTDKSADKEKIAVFVGDTIFAPDVGSARCDFPHGSAEDLYDSIQRLLALPDDTLLYLCHDYPPKGGREHIATVYVGEQKLRNIHVKQGTPKAEFVRMRNQRDKTLAMPRLILPSVQVNINAGELPKPEDNGVHYLKIPLNQLS; translated from the coding sequence ATGAATATTCATTCTTTTTTAGACAAAGACACTGAAACTTTTACCCACGTTCTAATCGATACAGCTAGCAAACACTGTGCCATCATCGATCCAGTATTGGATTTTGACCCCGCAGCCGGCAAAATTAGCTATGACAATGCCAATAACGTCATTGGGTTTGTCAAATCACAAGGGTTGACCTTGGACTATATCATCGAAACCCATGCCCATGCCGATCATTTATCGTCCGCGCCTTATATCAAAGCGCAATTAGGCGGTAAAATAGTGATGGGTAAATATATTGATAAGGTGCAAAAAACCTTTAAAACCATTTTTAACTTTGACGACCTAGCCACCGATGCCAGTCAATTTGATATTTTGACTGAGGAAGGCACCGAGCTAACACTGGGTGATTTGAGCATTACAGCCATGCATGTACCGGGTCATACCCCTGCCGATATGGCATATAAAGTGACGGATAAAAGCGCGGACAAAGAAAAAATTGCGGTATTCGTCGGTGATACTATCTTTGCCCCTGATGTCGGCTCTGCACGCTGTGACTTTCCCCATGGTAGTGCCGAGGATTTGTATGACTCGATTCAGCGTTTATTAGCCTTGCCCGATGATACCCTGCTGTATCTTTGCCATGATTATCCACCCAAGGGTGGGCGTGAGCATATCGCAACGGTTTATGTCGGTGAGCAGAAATTACGCAACATTCATGTCAAACAAGGCACGCCTAAAGCAGAATTTGTACGAATGCGTAACCAACGTGACAAAACACTTGCAATGCCACGTTTGATTTTGCCATCGGTACAAGTTAACATCAATGCAGGTGAATTGCCAAAACCAGAAGACAATGGCGTTCACTACCTTAAAATTCCCTTAAATCAATTATCATAA
- a CDS encoding TIGR01244 family sulfur transferase, whose protein sequence is MPKNTVFYGQIEPQQVDKIGAQGFKTIINNRPDGEEPNQPLQTDIATKAQQAGLAYHYLPVVGGQLTREQVEQFAEIFNQAEKPVFMFCRSGNRSNVLFQSAKQLDLLDD, encoded by the coding sequence ATGCCAAAAAATACTGTTTTTTATGGTCAAATTGAGCCACAGCAAGTTGACAAAATCGGGGCGCAGGGCTTTAAAACCATCATCAACAACCGCCCCGATGGCGAAGAACCCAACCAACCGCTACAAACAGATATCGCTACTAAAGCACAGCAAGCAGGGCTCGCCTATCATTATCTACCGGTCGTTGGTGGTCAATTAACCCGTGAGCAAGTTGAACAGTTTGCCGAGATTTTTAATCAAGCAGAAAAACCCGTGTTTATGTTCTGTCGTTCAGGCAACCGCTCAAACGTGTTATTCCAGTCTGCCAAACAGCTTGATTTGCTAGACGACTAA